The stretch of DNA CATGCTCGCCGACGCCGGCTGGTTCGTGGCGGTATTCGAGGGCGCCGACCGGCCGGGCGGCGCCGTGCGCACCGGCGAGCTGACCGAGCCCGGCTTCCGGCACGATCTGTTCAGCTCGTTCTATCCGCTGACCGCCGCGTCGCCGGTGTTCCGTCGGCTTCGCCTCGACCGCTACGGCCTCCGGTTCGCGCACGGTCCGCTGGCGCTGTGCCATCCGGCCGCGGACGGCACGTGCCCGTTCGTGTCGCGGGACGTCGAGGAGACGCTGGCCTCCCTGGGAGGGCGGGCGGCGGACGAGCGCGAGTTCCGCGAGTTGATCGGTCTGTGGGATCGGCTGGGCGAGGACTTCATGGACGCGCTGACGGGGTCGTTCCCACCGCTGGTGCCGCTGACGCGGATCGCGGCGAAGCTCCGGCCCGCGGGGACGATGGAGCTGCTCCGCTTCGCCAGCCTGCCCGTCCGCCGGTTTGCGGACGAGCGGTTCGAGAGCCCGCTTCCGGGGCGGTTGCTCGCCGGGAACGCCCTTCACTCGGACCTGCACCCGGAGTCTCCGGGCGGCGCGCTGTTCGCGTGGATCCTGGTCGGGCTCGCGCGGTCGGTGGGGTTTCCGTGTGCCGAGGGCGGCTCGCAGTCGATCACGGATGCGCTCGTGGCCCGACTCCGCGATCGCGGCGGCGAGGTGCACTGCGGCCTGCCGGTGGAGCGCGTGCTCGTCAGCCGCGGGCGTGCGGCGGCGGTGCGCACGGCCGACGGGGAGGTGCATCCGGCGCGGCGGGCCGTGCTGGCCGACGTCGGCGCCCCGCGGCTGTTTCTCGACCTGCTCGAGGGCGCCGCGCTGCCGTCGCGATTCGTCAAGGAGCTCGGCCGGTTCCAGTACGACAGCGCCACGGTGAAGGTCGACTGGGCGCTGCGGGCGCCGATCCCGTGGCAGGCGCCGGACGCTCGACGGTCACCGGTCGTGCACGTGACCGAGAGCATGAACGAGCTCACCGTGGGATCGGGCGAGATCGCGCAGGGGCTGATCCCGCGGATCCCGTTCCTCGTCATGGGGCAGTACTCGATGGCCGACCCGACCAGGCAGCCGGCCGGCGCCGAGACGGCGTGGGCCTACACGCACGTGCCGCAACGGATCGACGGCGATGCGGCGGGCGAGCTGTCCGGCACGTGGGATGAACGCGATCAGGAGCTGATCGCCGATCGGATCGAGGGGCGGATCGAGCGCCTCGCGCCCGGCTTCCGCGACCTGATCGCGGGTCGGCACGTGTTCACTCCGGTGTCGATGCAGGCAACGAACCCGAACCTCGTCAACGGTGCCGTGAACGGCGGCACGGCGCAGCTGCACCAGCAGCTGATCTTCCGGCCGGTGCCGGGCCTTCGCCGGGCGGCCACTCCGGTGCGCGGCCTGTATCTCGCCTCCGCGTCGGCGCACCCGGGCGGAGGCGTGCATGGCGCATGCGGAGCGAACGCCGCGCGCGCCGCGCTCTCGTTGCGGGAGCGCGGGCGCCGGACGTTCAGCCGGTGGCCGGTCTAGAGGCCCTCCGCCTCCTCGGCCTGCTCGCCGAGCTTGACGATGTCCCCCTCCTTGAAGAGCACCGCCTGCAGCGCCGCTCGCCAGCGCGGCGTCCGGCGCGCCAGGAACTCGAGGTCCATGGCGAAGTGCTTGAACTCCTCGGCCTGCGCGTTCTCCATGATCGCCCGGGCGTCGGCGTCCTGCTCGAGCGCGAGCCGCTGGCCGTACCAGCCGATCGCCTCGGCCTCCTCGGTGAGCGACGCGATCATCCGCGCGAACGTCCGCGCATCGGCGTCGAGCTCCTCGGGCGGCTCGTGGTACTGGTCGAACCCCATTGGTCCCCCTGTGATCGTGTGACGTGGTCACGGGAACGGTTCCCCGAACCGTTCCCCGCGTCACGCGATGGTGCTCGGCGGCATGGCGGCAATGCCGTGTGGAGGGGCCACTGAGCGGGCGGGCTGTTTCGTAAACCCGCCCCACTCACGGGCGCGGCAAGCAGTTGAACGAGACCCGACGGGTGGTACCGCCCCGCTCGGCTGTCAGCCAGGACGACACGGCCTCACCAACGCCATCGCCCTACGATCAGGGTACCACTACGCGGTGTCCAGCGCATCGGGCTCGGGGCTGTCGGGGAGCGCTTCAGCGTCGCCGGGCTCACTGCCGCTTCGGCTGTGGACGAGCCGTCGCGCCACCTCGCGAAGCTTCACGTTCCCGCGCTGCGAGACCTTCACGAGCATGGTGAACGCCTGGTCGGCGTCGACCTGGTGCTCGGCCATCAGCATGCCTTTCGCCTGTTCGATGACCGCGCGTGAGCGCATGGCCTCGGCCATGTTCTGGGCGAGCTTGACGGTCGACCGGTACGCGTCGATGCTCTCGACGGCTGCGGCCACGTGCGCAGCGAACGGCAGCGCCGCCCGGATGTCCTCGTCTCCGAGCCGGACGCGGCGTCTGGCGTAGAGGTTCAGCGACCCTGCCACCGTCTCGCCCTCGACCGGCAGGTGCAGCGACAGGGACGACGCGACACCGAGATGCTCGGCCGTGCGGGCGAAGTGCATCCACCGCCCGTCCGGCTCCGTCGCGTCTTCGAGGTAGATCGGCTCGTGGCGATCCAGTACCGCGATGCACGGCCCGGCACCCGACTCATACTGCGCGTCGTCCAGCGCGACCAGCCGCCGGTCGGTCGCCTGCAGCGTCGCCAGGTCGGATCCCTGCCTCGCGGTCAGCGTGGCGGCATCGAAGCCGAGCGTCTGAACCGCCAGCTCCAAGCCCGTGGACAGCAGCGTATGCAGCCGCCGGTCCCCATCGTCCTGTGACTTCTGCTCCCACATATCTTCACCCATGACCTTGACGGCATGACACCAACGCGCCGCCGAGGCGTCCAAGCACACGGATTGAACCGGGGCCAACTAGGAAGCACCGCATACTGTACACCGGCCGGGCGGGATCCGTCACGACAGCGCGCGAGCGCGGGCGGGTCTCGGTGCCAGCCCTGCGTCACGACTCCGCGCGTGCATCGTCGCGGCATGCCCGAAGTCCTCGAACGGCCGCAGGTAGCGCTCGTCGCGCCGCCACATCAGCTCGTTGTGCCACTGCATCCCGGCCGCGAAGCCCCGGCCGTCGACGCGCTCGACCGTCTCGATCACGCCGTCCTCGGTGCGAGCGGTCGCGGCCAGGCGCCTGCCCGTGGACGCGACGCACTGGTGGTGGAACGAGTTCACGACCGGCTCGCCGCCGGCCATCCACCGCTCCACCGCCGATCCGGGCTGCGTCACGATCCGGTGCCAGTGCTCGCCGGGCGGTTCCAGCGCGAGGTCGCGCCAGCTGTGCCGGTGCCGGTGCGCTCCCTCGTGCAGCGTCTCGACGTCCTGCGTCAGCGTCCCTCCGTCGGCCACCGCCATCACCTGGATGCCGCGGCAGATCCCGAGCACCGGCATGCCGCGCTCGAGCGCCCCGCGGGCCAGCTCCAGCTCGAATGCGTCCTCCTCGTCGGGCGCCGGCTTCGTCAGCTCGTGCTGCTCGTGACCGTAGTGCCGCGGGTGGACGTCGTCGCCGCCCGACAGGAGCACGCCGTCCAGCATGTCGAGCAGCTGCGGCACATCGCCGACCGAGGTGCGGCGCGGCAGCATGATCGGCAGCGCGCCGAGCCGCTCCAGCGGATCGCGCAGGCCGGGCTCGGTCTCGCCCAGCATCGAGTCGGCCAGCATGATCGTGTAGCCGATCACCGGCCGGCGCCGCGTCCCGGTCACCGCAGCCACGCGCGTACCAGGGCGTTGGCGAACCCCATGCCGTAGCGGAAGTGTGCCGGCTTCTTGCTGATGCCCGAGATGCGCTGCGTGATCGTCACCGGCACCTCGACCGAGCGCAGCTTCTTCTTCGACGCCTCGACGATGAACTCCGAGTTGTGGAACTGATCCTGCCGGAACTCGAGCCCGCGCAGGGCCTGCGTGCGGATCGCCCGGTACCCGCACGCCGGGTCGGTGACCTTGCTCCAGGTCAGCAGCGACAGCAGCTGGGCGAAGAGCTTGATCCCGAGCTCCCGCGCCGCATGGTTCGGATCGGCGTCGCCGAGCACGCGCGAGCCGCCGACCACGTCAACCTCCCCGGCCACGATCGGCGAGACGAGGCGCGACAGCTCCGACGGCTGGTGCTGGCCGTCCGCGTCCATCGTCACGACGATCTCGGCGCCGGTCACCAGCGCCAGCCGGTAGCCGGTGCGCAGAGCGGCGCCCTGGCCGCGGTTCATCGGGAGACGCACCGCGGCCGCGCCGGCCGCCCGTGCGGCCTCGGTCGTCCGGTCGGCCGACCCGTCATCGATCACGATCGCGTGCAGCGGCAGGTTGCAGATCCGCTCGGGCAGCGCCTCGAGCACGTGGTGGATGTTCCCGGCCTCGTTGTAGGCGGGGATGACGACGGCAATCCCGCCCGCGAACGCCTCCGGGCGCCCGTACTGCTGGAACTGCTCGAGCGCCAGGTTCTCGATCAGCCGGGTCAGGTCGCGCCGCGACCGCTCCTGCCGACCGGACAGCGAGAACGCAAACAGGTACATGATGGCCACGGCGAGCACCGTCGCGCCGAGGATCTGCCGTCCGCCGCCGCGCTTGAAGCTGAACTCATCGAACCCCCACCCGATCACCTCCGGCACCGCCGACAGCACGAGCAGCGGCAGCACGAACACCAGGAACCGCATCAGCAGGTCGCCGTTGCCGATCTTGCCCTCCCGGTAGCTGCGGATCGTGAGCAGCGCGAAGGCCAGCGCCACGAGCAGTCCGGCGGTGCGAAGCGGCGTCAGCGGGATGCCCATGCCTCCCTAGTCGACCTTGGCCAGCGGCCGGCCGCGCCACAGGGTGCTCGGGTTGATGCCCTCGGCGATGACCCGGTGCTTGTAGCGCTCGATCGTCTGGAGCACGGACTCGATCAGCGTCTCGGAGAGCAGCGCCGGCCGCAGCCCGAGCGACGGCAGCTTCGTGTGCACCGGGTTGTAATAGTGCTCCTCGAGCTCGACGCGCGGGTTCTGCAGGTTGTCGACGGTCACGTCGACGCCGAGCACGCCCGCTGCCTCGCGCACCTTCTCCGCCAGCTCCGCCACGGTGAACGACTCCGTGAACTGGTTGTAGACGCGGAACTCGCCCGGGTCGGCGGGGTTGTCGGCGGTCAGCTCGACGCACTGCAGCGTGTCGACGATGTTCAGGAACCCGCGCGTCTGGCCGCCCGTGCCGTAGACGGTCAGCGGATGGCCGATCATCGCCTGCACGCAGAAGCGGTTGAGCGCGGTGCCGAACGCCTGGTCGTAGTCGAACCGCGTCAGCAGGCGCTCGTCGAGCTTCGTCTCGGGGGTCTCGATGCCGTACACGACGCCCTGGTTCAGGTCGGTCGCGCGGATGCCCCAGATCCGGCAGGCGAAGTGGATGTTGTGGCTGTCGTGCACCTTCGACAGGTGGTAGAACGAGCCGGGCAGCTTCGGGAACGGCAGCGTGTCCTTGCGGCCCTTGTGCTCGATCTCGATGTAGCCCTCTTCGATATCGATGTTGGGCGTGCCGTACTCGCCCATCGTGCCCAGCTTGACCAGGTGCGCATCGGGGACGTGGTCGCGCATCGCCCACAGCAGCTTCAGGGTGCCCACGACGTTGGCCTGCTGCGTGATGACGGCGTGGTCGACGCTCTGCATCGACCACGGGGCGCTCGGCTGCTCGCCGTAGTGGATGATCGTCTCCGGCTGGAAGTCGCGGACGATGTCGGCGACGAAGGTGCCCTCGGCGATGTCGCCGACGTGCGACTCGATCGCCTTCCCGGATACCTCCCGCCAGGCGGCGATGCGCTCGTCGAGCGTCGCGATCGGCGTCAGCGAGTCGGTGCCGGCCTCCTGGTGCCAGCGGCGGCGGGCGAAGTTGTCGACCACCGCCACCTCGTGCCCCTTGCCCGAGAAGCGCATGGCCGTGGGCCAGCCCAGGTAGCCGTCGCCGCCCAGAATCAGTACTCGCATCCGCGTGCTCCCAGTCGTGGTTGGTGCGCGTGGCGAGCCGACCGGCCGCCGGTGTCAGATTCTCCCATACGCCACTGACGATGAGCGCCGATAGCTCTAGACTCCCGCGCCGATGTCCTCGCGATTCGAACCGGTGGCGCTGCTCGCCGCGCCGGCCGGTCTGCTCGCTGCCCGCCTGCTCGGCATCGACGCGCTCGCCGTCTGGTGCGCGTTCGCCGTCTGCGTGATGCTGCCCGGCTGGGGCGCGATGCGGCTGCTGCGCGTCGAGCGCGAGCTGGGCCTCGCAGGCGCCGCCGTCGTCTCGACATCCCTCGGCCTGGCGGTGTGGATCGCCCCGCTGGCCGCGGCGTTCGTCGCGGGCCTACCGCTCGGTGCGCCGCTTGCCGTGGTGATCGCGGCGGGCGTGGTGCTCTGCCTGGCCGCACTCACCCGGCCGCTGCTGTTCGAGCGGGTCGAGTGGTGGGAGGTCGTTGCGGGCGCGCTCGCGGCGGCCGCGTTCGGCCTCGTGGCGTGGCGCCTCTCGACGGGAATCATCTCGGATGCGCTGTTCCACGTCGGGCGGATGCGCAAACTGGCCGATCTCGGCTCGCTGTCGATCACCGACATCTCCTCCTATCGCGACGGCGCGCCGCACGCCGGCTACGCGTTCCCCCTTCTGCACGCCGCGTTCGCCGGAACCGCTCGCGTCGCCGGGGTCGACGTCGCCACCGCGTTCGTCTACCTGCTGCCGCTCTGTGCCTTTCTCGCCATGACAGGCGCCTTCGCGGTGGCCCGGTCGCTGACCGGCTGGACGGCGGCCGGATACCTGGCCGCCGCGGTGCTCGCATGGGACCTCGTGACGCTCATCAACGGGCTGATCATGCAGGTCAACCAGCCGCCCGTGTTCACGTTCTTCGTACTGACTCCGGCGGCGCTCCTGCTCTTCATCGGGGCGATGCGGGGATCTCGGTCAGCCGCGTGGGCGGCCATGGCCGCCGTCACCGTGATCGCGCTCGTGCATCCCACGTACGCGGCGCCGTCGCTCGCCATCGCGGTCGGCATCGCACTCGGATCCTGGCGTGCCCACGTCCGCATGCCGCCCGTCGCGCTCGAGGCGCTGGGGGCGTCGTTCGTCGCCAGCGGCGCCGTTGCGGCGTGGATCTGGTGGGTGGCGATCGACGGCGGCCAGCGCCGCCACGTCATCACGCACTCCGACGAGTTTCTCCACCACGGCGCCCGCGCGATCCTCATGTATCCGTGGGCGCCAGTCTTCGGAAGAGGGTATGTCCTGATCGCCGTGCTGGGGCTCGTGCTGCTGGTGCGCTATCGCGACATGCTGCCGGCGGCCGGCGCGATGCTGGCCCCGCTGGCGCTGCTGCTGGTGCCCGGTGTCAGCACGGCGGTGCTCGCGGTGAGCGGGATGGGGCAGTTCCACCGCTTCTGGCAGGTGCTGCCCTGGCCCGAGGTGCTGGCCGCCGCGGCCTGCGTGGTTGCCGGGCTGCTCGGGTGGCGCCGCGGCCTGGCGCTCGCGATCGCGCTCGCGGTCGTCATGGACGTGGCGCGCGTGCAGCACGGGTTCTGGCGGCAGCCGACGAGCATCATCGTGATCGCCGCCCTGATCGCGGTGCTGATCACGCTCGTCGCGCGGCCGCGCAAGATCGTCGACGCCGGCCCCTGGTGGGTGTCGTCGCTGCTGGTCGCGGGCATCATGCTGGGACCCGTCTGGCATGGGTACGACCGGGTCTGGAACGAGGCGAAGGCGGGCCCGCACCGCCAGGTTCGCGACGACCTGCGGACCGTGCTGACTCCGGACGTCTGGCGGTATTTCCGCCGGCTGCACGGTCCGCCGCCGGTGGTGCTCGGCGAGGACCACCGGGTCTTCGAGCTGCTCGCCTACGCGGACGTGTACGCCGCGGCGCTGCCCGAGGCGCGCTCTCGGGCGGAGCCGAAGGTGGACACCCAGGGGCGGCTGCAGGACGAGGTCAGGTTCTTCGATCCGACCACCGCGCCGGCGGAGCGAACCGCGTTGATCCACCGGCTGCACGCGGGCTACGTCCTGCTGGACACGGAGGGGCAGTCCGACGTGGCGCCCCAGATCCTTTCGCAGCCGGGCCTCCGTCTCGTCTACCGCGGTCCGCGGTTCGTGATCCTCCGCGTCGAGCGGTAGAGCGCCTCGCGCTCGCCCGGCGGCAGCCCGGCGGGAAGCAGCACGAGGTACACGGCTCCGGCGGCGGCCCCGGTGGCAAGCAGCGCGACGAACCAGGCGTCGCTCGAGGTCGCCGCGTGCGCGAGCAGCGCCGCCGTCAGGCACCCGGCGGCCGGCAGGAGCAGCCGGCCGTAGTCGCCGGTGTACGGCTGGATGCCGACCGTGCGCGCGACCTGCACCAGCCGCAGCAGGTTGACCCCCCCGATCGCGACGGCGGACGCGATCGCCGCGCCCTCGATCCCGTACGCAGAGGAGAGGGGAGCGGCCAGCGCGACGAGCACGGCCACCGCGACGACATTGTCGACGAGATCGAGCCCCGTGCGGCCGACCATGATCAGCACGAAGGCGACGCTGCCGGTGGCCACGTTGACCAGCTGCCCGGCGAGCAGGATGCGGAGCGCGTCCTCGCCGCCCTGGTAGCGCGGCCCGAACGCGGCCAGCACGTCCGCGGCCCCGACCCAGAGGATGATCACGACGGGCACGGTGGCGGCGAGCGCCCAGCGCGTCGCGCTCTTGAACAGGCTGTCCAGCTCCTCCCGCATGCCGCGCGCGTGGAGGTCGGCCGCGAAGGGGGAGAAGAGCAGGTTCACGGAGGTGAGGAAGAGCAGGAGCACCTGCGAGATGCGGCCGACGGCCGCGTAGGTGCCCACCTGTGCGTCCGACACGTAGCCGCCGACCACCCAGAGGTCGGCCCAGAACAGCGCCTGGGCGAGGAGCGCAGACGGGGCGCGGGGAAGGCCGAAGCGGACCGCCGCCCGCACCTCCTCCGGCGTCGCCGGCCGGTCGCCGAACCCTGCGCTTGCGCTGCGCCAGAGCGCCCGCGCGGCGATCGCGCCGAGCAGCCACGATGCGTCGTAGCACCAGACCGCGGCGTCGATGCCGCCGCCGGCGGCGAAGGCGGCCCCGGCGAGGAGGATCCATGTCAGCGGCTGACCGATCCAGAACACCCACAACGTGGGTGCCATGGCCTTGAGTCCGCGGGTCGCTCCCAGGTAGACGTTGGCGGCGGCCGCCAGCGGCACCGACGCCGCCGCGATGGCGATCTCCCGGTCCCCTGCGACGATGGCGACCGCGCCGATCGCAACGGCCGCGGCGACGCTGACGCCGAATGCGATCGCGGTGCACCGCTCGACCAGGCTGCGCAGCGTCGCCAGCCGGTCGGCACCGCGCCGGATGGCAACGTCGCGGACGGCGGACAGATCCATCCCGAAGCGGCTGCCGGCCGCAGCGACGAACGCGACCTGAACCGCGACGGTGACCACGCCGAGGCCCGGCCGTCCCAGGTGGCGTCCCATGAGCACCTGCACGCCGAACGCCGCCGCCACGCCGGCGGCGAGGCCGACGATGTTGAGGGCGGTGCCGGAGAGGAGGGTGCGGTGGTCGCTCATCGCGGTGTGCTGTGCGTCGTAGTGTTTCTCACGGCTCGGCGGTCTTCGCCCGCTTCGCCTTCGATCAGGGCGGCGTCGACGGCGGCCCGGGGTGACCGGTCGCCGGCGACGTTGCCCGCCGGGCGCATCTGGGTAGCATCGGGCAACGCGGCTGAGCAGCACAGACCGCCCACTGTCTGTCCGCGAGGAGCTGTCGTATGCGTCGGTGGGTTGGAGGATCAATTGCCATGGTCGCCGTGGCGGCGGCGATCGCCGCCGTGGCCGGGCCGCGCCTCGACCGCGATGCCATCGCGCACGAGCGGGCCGCGTCTTCGACGCCACATCCGCGTCCCGCCCCGCACCACGCGCATCGGGCCGTGCCGGCGCGGCGGCCCAGCCGGGCGCCGGTGCCGATCCTGATGTACCACGTGATCGGTGAGCCGTCCGCCGGGGCGCCGTATCCGGGCCTGTTCGTGACGCCCTCGGCGTTTCGCGGGCAGGTGGGGTGGCTGCGCGTCCACGGGTTCCGGGCCGTCACGCTCGACAGGGCGGTGGCCGCATGGGCCGGGCACGCCTCGCTGCCCCGCCATCCGGTCGTGCTCTCGTTCGACGACGGCTACCTCGGCGACTTCACCGTCGCGCGCCCGGTGCTCGCGCGGCTCCACTGGCCGGGGGTGCTCAACCTGATCGTGAGCCGCATGCGTCCCGGCGACAGCGCGAGCCTGACGCGCGGAATGGTGCGCGGGCTGATCCGCCGCGGCTGGGAGGTCGACTCGCACACGATGACCCACCCTGACCTGACCGCGCTCTCACCGGCCGCGCTGCGGCGGGAGGTGGCGAGGTCTCGAGAGCTCCTGCGCAGGATGTTCCACATCCCGGTCGAGGGCTTCTGCTACCCCGCCGGGCGGTACGACGCGGGTGTGCTGGCCGGCGTGCGGCGTGCCGGCTACCGGTTTGCGACGACCGAGATCCCTGGAGCGGCGGTGGCCACCGGAAACCGGCTGCTGCTGCCGCGGATCCGGGTGTCGGCAGGGGAGCGCGCGGGGCAGCTCGGCTCGGTTGTCGAGCGGGCGCTGACCGCGGCTCACTCGAGGTAGCCGAGCCCGCGCAGGCGCTCCTCGACCTCTCGCTCCTCGTCGTCGGAGAAGACGCCGGTGGGCTCGTGCTGCGCGGCTGTGTCCGGGGCGGCGCTCGCCTCGACGCCGAGCGCATGGGTGATCCAGCCGGCGAAGTCTGCGAGCGAGATCTCCGGCCCCTCGCCGCCGGTCACGTCTGCGCCGGCGGCGACGTAGATGCCCTCGGGGCGGTGGTCGCCCGAGAGCCAGTCCGCCTGCTCCACCATCTGCCGGGCGTGGGTCAGGCTGTACAGCGGGGCCGGCTCGAGCAGCAGGTCGGGGGCGCGGTCGAGATACGGTCCGCTGAGCACGTCCTCCTTGCGCCGCACCGAGGCGATCGGGTGCCTCCCCGTCGCGGGATCGACGAATCCCAGCAGCGACGTGGCCAGCCGGTCGCGAACGCGCTCGTAGTCCTCAGGTGAGACCGACCCCTGCGGCTCGCGCCCGGCGAGCGCGATCGAGACGCCCTCGCCGGTGGAGGTGACGCTCGTGTAGGCGCGTGTGCGCGACCAGTCGATTGGCGTCGTGGGGACGGCCACCTTGCCGTGGAGGCCGAGCTTGTCGTATGCGACGCGGGCGATCGAGCGGATGCGGCCCCAGGCGAGCAGCGAGATGAGCGCGCTGCCGCGGCCGGTGCGAAGGACGCCGAGGTGCTCGAGCACGCGGTTCATGTTGAGCGCCCGGGTCACGGGCTGGTGGCCGTGGTCGGACATCAGGATGACGAGGTCGCCGTCGTCCGTGCGCTCGATCAGCGTGCCGAGCTCCTCGTCGAGCAGGCGGTAGACGTCCTTCACGCGCTCGGCGACCCGGCTGTTCGACGCCGTGGCGAAGTTCGGGTGGCCGGGGTGGACGTACTCGAGCAGGCAATGCTGGATGCGGTCGGGCGAGACGAACACCATGCAGGCTGCGTCCCAGCGCTGCTCGTCGAGCAGCGCGCGCATGGCGGCGGCGCGGTGGCGGGTGACGTCCTCGACGTCGGCGATCAGGTCGAGCGGACGGTGGCGGAAGGTCGTCCAGGAGCCGCCGTTGATCGGCCAGCCGAGGCGCGGGCCGGCATCGGCGGGATGGCTGTACGTGGTGCCCTGCGGGATCACGCCGCCGGCGATGGCAACGCCCTTGATCTCGGGTGGGGGGTAGGTGAGCGGGATGTTGACGACGAGGCTGGTGCGGCCGGCATGGGTGAGCTGCTCG from Gaiellales bacterium encodes:
- a CDS encoding alkaline phosphatase family protein, which produces MANRVLIVGWDGADWEILDPLLAAGDLPNLAALIARGRRGISRSCLPSHSWAAWPTFLTGRDPAGHGVFDILEYRPGATRRLPVSSKSILAPTWPEQLTHAGRTSLVVNIPLTYPPPEIKGVAIAGGVIPQGTTYSHPADAGPRLGWPINGGSWTTFRHRPLDLIADVEDVTRHRAAAMRALLDEQRWDAACMVFVSPDRIQHCLLEYVHPGHPNFATASNSRVAERVKDVYRLLDEELGTLIERTDDGDLVILMSDHGHQPVTRALNMNRVLEHLGVLRTGRGSALISLLAWGRIRSIARVAYDKLGLHGKVAVPTTPIDWSRTRAYTSVTSTGEGVSIALAGREPQGSVSPEDYERVRDRLATSLLGFVDPATGRHPIASVRRKEDVLSGPYLDRAPDLLLEPAPLYSLTHARQMVEQADWLSGDHRPEGIYVAAGADVTGGEGPEISLADFAGWITHALGVEASAAPDTAAQHEPTGVFSDDEEREVEERLRGLGYLE